TTCTTTGACACCAACGTGCGCGGCCTGAAGATCATCGCTGTATCGAGTCTACAGGACTTCCTTCGCCAAAAAACCGATTCGAACACCGCCATTGCGCTCATAGTTTTCTACATCGCCGCGACGGAGATCGGGGACAGTGATCTCCAGGGTGACATCCAGGCACTTAAGAGCGTTTTTCCGGATATTCCCTTCGTCGTGATGTCGGATCATGATGACCCCCGCCATGTGGTGGAAGCGTTGCGCTGCGGTGTGCGCGGTTACATCCCCACCACCATCCATCCACATGTCGCTGTAGAGGCTCTCAGACTGGTGCAGGCTGGCGGTACGTTCATTCCGGCGAGCGCCCTCGACGCTGCGCTGAAGAACGAAGCGCAAAAGGACGAGAACGACGACATCGGCCAGCAACGCGACCTCACGGCGGGGCTCACGCCGCGGGAGCTCGAAGTTCTGGCGTTGCTGCGGCAAGGGAGATCAAACAAAACGATCGCGTATGACCTCGAGATGCACGAGAGCACGGTCAAGGTACATGTTCGACACATCATGAGGAAGCTCAAAGCGACCAATCGGACACAGGCCGCGTTCTTTGCCAACAAGCTCATAAACAAGGGTTCGTCGACACCGTCAGACGGTACCGGCGGCTGATGCGCGGCAGCGGTCTAACAGCTTGCACCGCCGCAAATTCACATGTTCCACTTGTTCAA
This Rhodospirillales bacterium DNA region includes the following protein-coding sequences:
- a CDS encoding response regulator transcription factor, giving the protein MSVSLQGSTGAAGTGSSTSSADDHGVGRDASVPANPGKAGAETGRIKSVPHLVLIDPRLLTRALLGQFFDTNVRGLKIIAVSSLQDFLRQKTDSNTAIALIVFYIAATEIGDSDLQGDIQALKSVFPDIPFVVMSDHDDPRHVVEALRCGVRGYIPTTIHPHVAVEALRLVQAGGTFIPASALDAALKNEAQKDENDDIGQQRDLTAGLTPRELEVLALLRQGRSNKTIAYDLEMHESTVKVHVRHIMRKLKATNRTQAAFFANKLINKGSSTPSDGTGG